A single region of the Pyxidicoccus trucidator genome encodes:
- a CDS encoding DUF2380 domain-containing protein encodes MASEVADPDMALGLLRMTGPRLQAALFGSMLLAAWLDFLQLADIVLRECPAYSVETLLMDLHRVQRRMEPTLSALASQDPEQVEAATTAMPGLMGQLTREFGAIHDGARTAMENHGKLMTAIQLVEMLTLVSTLRVSLPRLPPAAPATIGVGLVMSSGGVMAGSRIVVSAEWVERIRRLVQAGVISVPAVSAAVRIHAGQVMMAHGELPRGVRDALGDGPEVRGMRVTGRAGAGMSDAPKHHVLPREHREWFKKRGFTGDMDIDQFCVRLEQSRHEAIHGGGDWRLGRTWPGEWNRMLMKALDDAETVTGRMLTRSEVLKIVAHRMRSYNIPMSFTPW; translated from the coding sequence GTGGCCTCGGAAGTCGCGGACCCGGACATGGCGCTGGGCCTCCTCCGGATGACAGGCCCCCGGCTCCAGGCGGCCCTGTTCGGCTCCATGTTGCTGGCCGCATGGCTCGACTTCCTCCAACTCGCTGACATCGTGCTCCGCGAGTGCCCCGCCTACAGCGTCGAGACGCTGCTCATGGACCTGCACCGTGTGCAACGGCGGATGGAGCCCACCCTGTCGGCACTTGCTTCACAGGACCCGGAGCAGGTCGAGGCCGCGACAACCGCGATGCCCGGGTTGATGGGTCAGCTCACCCGCGAGTTCGGCGCCATCCACGACGGCGCACGCACGGCCATGGAGAATCACGGGAAGCTCATGACGGCGATACAGCTCGTGGAGATGCTCACCCTGGTCTCGACGCTGAGGGTGTCGCTGCCTCGGTTGCCGCCGGCTGCTCCCGCCACTATCGGCGTGGGTCTGGTCATGAGCTCAGGCGGAGTCATGGCGGGCTCGCGGATTGTCGTCTCCGCCGAGTGGGTGGAAAGGATTCGCCGGCTCGTGCAGGCGGGCGTCATCTCCGTCCCAGCCGTCAGCGCCGCCGTTCGCATCCACGCCGGCCAGGTGATGATGGCGCACGGGGAGTTGCCGCGGGGTGTGCGCGACGCGCTGGGCGACGGGCCCGAGGTTCGCGGCATGCGTGTGACGGGCAGAGCGGGGGCGGGCATGTCCGACGCACCGAAGCACCACGTCCTGCCGCGTGAGCACCGTGAGTGGTTCAAGAAGCGCGGCTTCACCGGCGACATGGACATCGACCAGTTCTGCGTCAGGCTGGAGCAGTCACGCCACGAGGCGATTCACGGCGGTGGCGACTGGCGCCTGGGGCGCACCTGGCCCGGCGAATGGAACCGGATGCTCATGAAGGCACTGGACGACGCCGAGACCGTCACCGGCCGGATGTTGACACGAAGCGAGGTTCTGAAAATCGTCGCGCATCGGATGAGGAGCTATAACATTCCGATGAGCTTCACTCCCTGGTGA